The DNA window AATATCATCTATGTTTCTTAAGATTCATCGTGTACaacttatatttttgtattgtgtGGCTGTTGTGTGTTTTATTTGTTGGACCTTGGAGGAATTATATTATCAATGGTGACCTTTTCCAAGGTGTGATCAATATGGAGTCTGATTTTTTTCCGTTGGATTTCTTATTGGATATAGGGACATGATATTCTCATGGCTACTATGCTTAATGGAGCAGCAATCATGGATGGAGCATTACTCTTGATAGCTGCTAATGAAAGTTGTCCTCAACCTCAAACTTCCGAGCACTTGGCTGCGGTTGAAATAATGCGGCTCCAACATATAATAATTCTCCAGAATAAGGTTGACCTAATTCAGGAAAATGTAGCCATCAATCAACACGAAACAATTCAGAAATTTATCCAGGTACGTCACCTTGTGGAGGAGAGTATAAAATTATCACACCTTGATTTGTAATGATCCGTTCTCTCATTTTTTCCTGAACCAGAATACTGTTGCGGATGGTGCACCTATTATCCCAGTTTCTGCGCAGTTGAAATACAATATCGATGTTGTGTGTGAATACATTGTGAAAAAGATCCCCATTCCCgaaagaaattttatttcacCTCCAAACATGATCGTTATCCGATCTTTTGATGTCAATAAGCCCGGTTTTGAAGTTGACGAAATTAGAGGCGGTGTTGCTGGTGGAAGCATTCTCAAAGTACATTTCTCTACACTCTTTTGATAATCACTGAGCTTATCTGAAAACTATATTTTGTCAAAATCTCCATCACAATGACATTGGAAATCCAGCAATCTAAAGACTAATTTCTTTTTGCATTTGGTTTGAAAAGTGTGAATGAATTAGATGAAACTTCATTTTGCATAAAAAATGGCTACTTTTTGATCCACTTTTTATATTTGAACATTTACTATTTTAcccactatatatatattgactaTTGGGTGGAGGATAAAGAGTAAagatgtgttttttattttatttcaccataacattttttttcattctcttttttttttcctactAAGAAATATTTGGAATACTAGGTCAAAAGGTGAGTCTTTTTTGGATAAGTTCTAAtgccaaatgtataatttattgtatttttagcCAGTTGACAAAGGTCCATACCAAAACATTTCTAACTAAACTGAAATGTAAGTTTGATGCAAAAATTCCTAATTTCAAATGTGTTTTCTAACAACTTGATTATAGATTAGCTTAGTAGAATTGCAAGCCTGAAATGATCTTCATAGAATAAATATGGATTTTGCTTACTGTTTCCTTAGAAAAGTCATATATGTGCAGGGTGTCTTGAGGGTTAATCAGTTTATTGAGGTTCGCCCCGGGATTGTGGTGAAGGATGAGAGTGGGAATATTAAATGCACACCGATTTATTCTAGGATTGTATCGTTGTACGCTGAGCAAAATGAGCTGCAATTTGCTGTTCCTGGAGGCCTCATTGGTGTTGGTACTACCATGGACCCCACATTGACACGTGCTGATAGATTGGTTGGTCAGGTTCTTGGAGAGGTCGGATCTCTCCCTGATGTTTTTGTCGAACTGGAGGTGAGCCTGTTAATCTTagtaatgaattatttaaaagtttgtttgCAAGCATATGGTaggatattaaaaaattgacaaaCTCTATATCTGATAGATAAATCTGATCTTTTTGATTTAAGGTCTAAGTAGCGAATAAACTGATCTATTAGGGCCAGGTAGAGGTTTCTATTTATGTAACTTTGTTTTGGTGTATAGGTGAACTTTTTCTTGTTGAGACgtcttttgggtttgagaacGAAGGGAACAGAGAGGCAAGGAAAGGTTGCAAAGCTGACGAAGGGAGAGATTCTGATGTTGAACATAGGTTCGATGTCTACAGGTGCTCGAGTTATTGCTGTAAGGAATGACTTGGCAAAACTGCAGCTGACATCACCAGTCTGCACCAGCAAAGGCGAGAAAATTGCTCTTAGTCGACGTGTTGAGAAGCATTGGCGTCTTATCGGTTGGGGTCAGATACAAGCTGGTGTCACCCTTGAAGTTCCTCCCTGCCCGATTTGAGACAGCAAAGAGAAAAGTAGAGAAGAACCGGGTAAAAGAGAAACTTTTTCGTAACAAACTAGGTTTAAATTATGTGGGAGGGGAGAGAACTTCTTGGTACTATTTTTGTGAGATGGAGAAGAAAACTTGATGGTTTGATTGGATTTGGTTTTATTAGTGATTCATTCATCTTGTTCTTTGTGTGAGCTTCTTCTATTGACATATTAGGaataatttcttttcaattttcattGGCATAAGATTGTGTGGATCAATTGCTTC is part of the Impatiens glandulifera chromosome 1, dImpGla2.1, whole genome shotgun sequence genome and encodes:
- the LOC124922769 gene encoding eukaryotic translation initiation factor 2 subunit 3, X-linked-like encodes the protein MSRKGLMEQDLSKLDVTKLHPLSPEVISRQATINIGTIGHVAHGKSTVVKAISGVQTVRFKNELERNITIKLGYANAKIYICEDEKCPRPMSYKAYGSGKEDTPMCDVPGYENSKMKLLRHVSFVDCPGHDILMATMLNGAAIMDGALLLIAANESCPQPQTSEHLAAVEIMRLQHIIILQNKVDLIQENVAINQHETIQKFIQNTVADGAPIIPVSAQLKYNIDVVCEYIVKKIPIPERNFISPPNMIVIRSFDVNKPGFEVDEIRGGVAGGSILKGVLRVNQFIEVRPGIVVKDESGNIKCTPIYSRIVSLYAEQNELQFAVPGGLIGVGTTMDPTLTRADRLVGQVLGEVGSLPDVFVELEVNFFLLRRLLGLRTKGTERQGKVAKLTKGEILMLNIGSMSTGARVIAVRNDLAKLQLTSPVCTSKGEKIALSRRVEKHWRLIGWGQIQAGVTLEVPPCPI